One part of the Actinomyces howellii genome encodes these proteins:
- a CDS encoding polysaccharide deacetylase family protein, producing MHRRDFMLLLAAGTAGALASCSTGQGQASTSTSAPVSTPATSTSGPSPTMTPSASPTPTRSPLWLQDGAPELPPPSPPEGIITGLPEGVGDVVALTIDDGADASVIDAYLDFAVDSGVRLTFFVTGQYPGWTECRDKMLPLVDSGQVQLANHTWTHAGLTDISDSQIVSELTQCEQLLTTTFGVTGTPFVRPPYGYRSERTDAVCASIGYSTTALWYGSFGDSGLLTQEVLLGEARTWLQAGHIVLGHANAPTVTELYGQIVEILRERSLRTVTLDDVYFGPGHDRHV from the coding sequence GTGCACCGACGTGACTTCATGCTCCTGCTCGCCGCGGGCACCGCCGGGGCCCTCGCCTCCTGCTCGACGGGCCAGGGCCAGGCGAGCACGTCGACGAGCGCGCCTGTCAGCACGCCCGCCACGTCTACCTCCGGGCCCTCTCCCACCATGACGCCGTCGGCCTCCCCGACTCCCACCCGCAGCCCCCTGTGGCTCCAGGACGGTGCGCCCGAGCTGCCCCCGCCCAGCCCGCCCGAGGGGATCATCACCGGACTGCCCGAAGGGGTCGGCGACGTCGTCGCCCTGACGATCGACGACGGGGCGGACGCCTCGGTCATCGACGCCTACCTCGACTTCGCCGTCGACTCCGGGGTGCGCCTCACCTTCTTCGTCACCGGCCAGTACCCCGGGTGGACCGAGTGCCGCGACAAGATGCTGCCCCTGGTCGACTCCGGGCAGGTCCAGCTGGCCAACCACACGTGGACCCACGCGGGACTGACCGACATCTCGGACTCCCAGATCGTCTCCGAGCTCACCCAGTGCGAGCAGCTGCTCACCACCACCTTCGGGGTGACCGGCACCCCCTTCGTCCGCCCGCCCTACGGGTACCGCTCGGAGCGCACCGACGCGGTGTGCGCCTCGATCGGCTACTCGACGACCGCCCTGTGGTACGGCTCCTTCGGTGACTCCGGCCTGCTCACCCAGGAGGTGCTCCTCGGTGAGGCGCGCACCTGGCTCCAGGCCGGTCACATCGTCCTGGGTCACGCCAACGCCCCGACCGTCACCGAGCTCTACGGCCAGATCGTCGAGATCCTCCGGGAACGCTCCTTGCGGACCGTCACCCTCGACGACGTCTACTTCGGTCCGGGCCACGACCGCCACGTGTGA
- a CDS encoding response regulator, with protein MTAPIRVLLVDDQALVRHGLRRLLELENEVLVVGEAGDGAEALELVRGGLEVDIALVDARMPVMDGPTLVARLCAEHPEVSTLLLTTFDEDELVLSSLAAGAGGFLLKDVEPEDLVQAIRSVRARTMVIDEHVAPRLVARITQDPPAVGRRPVLTSPAGPPGAPELTPRELEIAGMVAQGASNREIAEALYLTEGTVKNHVSSALRKLGLRDRTQLALALRR; from the coding sequence ATGACCGCGCCGATCCGCGTGCTGCTGGTCGACGATCAGGCCCTGGTGCGTCACGGTCTCAGGAGGCTGCTCGAGCTGGAGAACGAGGTCTTGGTCGTCGGAGAGGCAGGAGACGGCGCGGAGGCGCTCGAGCTCGTCCGCGGCGGACTGGAGGTCGATATCGCCCTCGTGGACGCGCGGATGCCGGTCATGGACGGACCGACGCTGGTGGCCAGGCTCTGCGCCGAGCATCCGGAGGTGTCCACCCTGCTCCTGACCACCTTCGACGAGGACGAGCTGGTCCTCAGCAGCCTTGCGGCTGGTGCCGGAGGCTTCCTACTCAAGGACGTCGAACCGGAGGACCTCGTCCAGGCGATCCGGTCGGTGCGCGCCCGCACCATGGTGATCGACGAGCACGTCGCACCCCGCCTGGTCGCACGGATCACCCAGGACCCGCCCGCCGTCGGCCGGCGCCCGGTGCTCACATCCCCGGCGGGACCGCCAGGTGCTCCCGAGCTGACCCCCCGCGAGCTGGAGATCGCGGGCATGGTCGCCCAGGGCGCGTCCAACCGGGAGATCGCCGAGGCGCTCTACCTGACCGAGGGCACGGTCAAGAACCATGTCTCCTCGGCGCTGCGCAAGCTCGGGCTGCGCGACCGGACCCAGCTCGCGCTCGCGCTCCGGCGGTGA